The following are from one region of the Paracoccus sp. S3-43 genome:
- a CDS encoding tRNA-binding protein yields the protein MTIGFDDFLKVDIRTATITRAEPFAEAKKPAFKLWLDVGELGERKSSAQITRHYDPERLVGRQVLCVVNFPPRQIGPVRSEVLVLGVPDPDGEVVLIRPDLNVPNGGRLF from the coding sequence ATGACGATCGGCTTCGATGATTTCCTGAAGGTCGACATCCGCACCGCCACCATCACCCGCGCCGAGCCCTTCGCCGAGGCGAAGAAGCCCGCCTTCAAGCTGTGGCTGGACGTGGGCGAGCTGGGGGAACGCAAATCCTCGGCCCAGATCACCCGGCATTATGATCCGGAAAGGCTGGTCGGCAGGCAGGTTCTGTGCGTGGTGAACTTTCCGCCCCGCCAGATCGGCCCCGTCCGGTCCGAGGTTCTGGTCCTGGGCGTCCCCGACCCGGACGGAGAGGTCGTGCTGATCCGCCCCGACCTGAACGTGCCGAACGGCGGGCGGCTGTTCTGA
- the proC gene encoding pyrroline-5-carboxylate reductase, with translation MGEFDDINRRGLVLVGCGRMGGAMLRGWLARGLEPGAVTVIDPRLAPEWQDKGLRVNAALPDHPAVLVLAVKPQMMADALGGVPRLADTLVLSVAAGTTLATFEAAFPGAPIVRVMPNTPAAIGQGISAMIGNGQAIPAHLDLAQTLMAAVGRVVRLESEDQMDAVTGLSGSGPAYVFHLIEAMARAGEAQGLPAALSLDLARMTVAGAGALAIDADEDPAVLRENVTSPGGTTAAGLRVLMDPVTGLPPLMARTIAAATERGRELGKASQ, from the coding sequence ATGGGCGAGTTCGACGATATCAACAGGCGCGGGCTGGTGCTGGTCGGCTGCGGGCGGATGGGCGGCGCGATGCTGCGCGGCTGGCTGGCGCGCGGCCTGGAACCCGGCGCGGTCACGGTGATCGACCCCCGGCTGGCGCCCGAATGGCAGGACAAGGGGCTGCGGGTGAACGCCGCGCTGCCCGACCACCCGGCGGTGCTGGTGCTGGCCGTCAAGCCGCAGATGATGGCCGATGCCCTGGGCGGCGTGCCGCGCCTTGCCGATACGCTGGTGCTGTCGGTCGCGGCGGGCACCACCCTCGCCACCTTCGAAGCCGCCTTTCCCGGCGCGCCCATCGTCCGGGTGATGCCCAACACCCCTGCCGCCATCGGCCAGGGCATCAGCGCGATGATCGGCAACGGCCAGGCGATCCCGGCGCATCTGGATCTGGCCCAGACGCTGATGGCGGCCGTGGGCCGCGTCGTGCGCCTGGAGTCCGAGGACCAGATGGACGCCGTCACCGGCCTGTCGGGCAGCGGCCCGGCCTATGTCTTTCACCTGATCGAGGCGATGGCCCGCGCGGGCGAGGCGCAGGGCCTGCCCGCCGCGCTGTCGCTGGACCTGGCGCGCATGACCGTCGCCGGGGCGGGCGCGCTTGCCATCGACGCCGACGAGGATCCGGCGGTCTTGCGCGAAAACGTCACCTCGCCCGGCGGGACCACGGCCGCCGGGTTGCGGGTGCTGATGGACCCGGTTACCGGCCTGCCGCCGCTGATGGCGCGCACCATTGCTGCCGCCACCGAACGGGGGCGCGAACTGGGAAAGGCTTCACAATGA
- a CDS encoding YbjN domain-containing protein, translated as MAQTEAVIPTDEIHPIDIVEVVAAHHDWDFDRLADDQIVMTVQGQWRSYTLTLAWSPREEVLRLICTFDLDPPADRLPLIYETLNLANDQVWDGGFTFWSKQRLMVWRYGLVLGGDAVASAEQVNQMIGSALLGCERFYPSFQLVAWGNSTPAAALDIALGEAYGRA; from the coding sequence ATGGCGCAAACGGAAGCAGTGATTCCGACCGATGAGATTCATCCTATCGACATCGTCGAGGTGGTCGCCGCCCATCACGACTGGGATTTCGACCGCCTGGCCGACGACCAGATCGTCATGACGGTCCAGGGGCAGTGGCGCAGCTATACCCTGACGCTGGCCTGGTCCCCTCGGGAAGAGGTGCTGCGCCTGATCTGCACCTTCGACCTGGACCCGCCCGCCGACCGGCTGCCGCTGATCTATGAGACGCTGAACCTGGCCAATGATCAGGTCTGGGACGGCGGCTTCACCTTCTGGTCCAAGCAGCGGCTGATGGTCTGGCGCTATGGCCTGGTGCTGGGCGGCGACGCCGTGGCCTCGGCCGAGCAGGTGAACCAGATGATCGGCAGCGCGCTGCTGGGCTGCGAACGGTTCTATCCGTCCTTCCAGCTGGTTGCCTGGGGCAACAGCACCCCCGCCGCCGCACTGGACATCGCCCTGGGCGAGGCCTACGGACGGGCATAA
- a CDS encoding threonine-phosphate decarboxylase: MQDGPGGDIDKAAAQGWIDLSGAVNRRPWPGGANPAAGSQGRLARAAADWLGCDPAQVVAVADARAAILRLPPGRAAVLAGSDASDASDAVRLRAAGWQVAQVAEIRDMVGADLAVVRNPDDADGREWRPEALSRLARQVGHLVLDESLADPRPDLSLAPALPANALILRDLFPFWGLRGLGLVLAHPALLDRLSDRPPPDDTPPGGTAPDGTALALGAQALADRGWADQTILYLAEAALRLDRLAVAAGWRPAGGTHLFRLYDSGDAAAAQDQLARARIRLHRPAWPDCRLRLGIPADHAEWDRLSAALREF, encoded by the coding sequence ATGCAAGACGGTCCCGGCGGGGATATCGACAAGGCGGCCGCGCAGGGCTGGATCGACCTGTCCGGGGCGGTCAACCGCCGCCCCTGGCCGGGGGGCGCGAATCCCGCGGCCGGATCGCAGGGCCGGCTGGCGCGGGCCGCGGCGGACTGGCTGGGCTGCGATCCCGCGCAGGTCGTTGCGGTGGCGGATGCGCGCGCGGCGATCCTGCGCCTGCCGCCCGGCCGGGCGGCGGTGCTGGCGGGCAGCGATGCCAGCGATGCCAGCGATGCGGTGCGCCTGCGCGCGGCGGGCTGGCAGGTGGCCCAGGTCGCGGAGATCCGCGACATGGTGGGCGCCGACCTGGCGGTGGTGAGGAACCCGGACGATGCCGATGGCCGGGAATGGCGGCCCGAGGCGCTGTCCCGGCTGGCCCGCCAAGTGGGCCATCTGGTCCTGGACGAAAGCCTTGCCGATCCGCGCCCCGACCTGTCGCTGGCCCCTGCCCTGCCCGCCAATGCGCTGATCCTGCGGGATCTGTTTCCGTTCTGGGGCCTGCGAGGGCTTGGCCTGGTGCTGGCGCACCCTGCCCTTCTGGACCGCCTGTCCGATCGCCCGCCCCCCGATGATACGCCCCCCGGTGGCACGGCCCCCGATGGCACGGCCCTGGCGCTTGGCGCCCAGGCCCTGGCCGACCGGGGCTGGGCCGACCAGACGATCCTGTATCTGGCCGAGGCCGCGTTGCGCCTGGACCGGCTGGCCGTGGCGGCGGGATGGCGCCCGGCGGGCGGCACGCATCTGTTCCGCCTGTACGACAGCGGCGATGCGGCGGCGGCGCAGGACCAACTGGCCCGCGCGCGGATCCGCCTGCATCGGCCCGCCTGGCCGGACTGCCGCCTGCGGCTGGGCATCCCGGCCGATCACGCGGAATGGGACCGCCTCTCCGCCGCCCTGCGCGAATTTTAG
- a CDS encoding TIR domain-containing protein, which translates to MEIYGVEDVFVTEGVPEHTFVRPPNYGEILVDIRRPGKPVIVEGQSGTGKTTAVKKIIAEIDPAGAAVLLTPRNPKDISKIEAISLDSGNKTFIIDDFHRLPEVEKERLANIAKVIAEADDRTEFPKIVIIGINNVGADLIELVHDIAKRIGIHRIQPGSRETIAALVNAGCQALNIRFVDAAQIFEASRGDYWLAQQLAKTACVAANVTETSLDFKPIDLDMPSVRHRVVQALQHTYDDAVRQFCRGAKFRPTNDPYFKLLRLVGEQGISSVDLNELANAHPDVRGSINNVKDVRLPALLASKPICAEFFYYNSRTKNFAIEDPALFFYIQNLDWDDLRRRAGFRNGANDYEHDIAISFAGENRALAQFISEQLGVLDIGVFYDRHYEDNYLGGAWHAVFSEKFAAKSRLVVALLDKRHLEKIWPTFERDCFRHRVVNSEVIPVRLDDSIFPGIPNDINSIRFNFKGDVDAQRDEIIDDIVLRIAARLEV; encoded by the coding sequence ATGGAAATTTACGGTGTAGAGGACGTATTTGTTACTGAGGGGGTTCCCGAGCACACGTTTGTGCGCCCGCCAAACTATGGGGAAATTCTTGTCGACATACGTCGGCCAGGAAAGCCGGTTATTGTTGAGGGGCAGTCCGGGACTGGTAAGACCACCGCAGTCAAAAAAATTATTGCGGAGATTGACCCTGCTGGTGCAGCCGTTTTGCTTACGCCTAGAAATCCGAAAGATATTAGTAAGATTGAAGCAATATCGCTCGACAGCGGCAACAAAACTTTCATCATAGACGACTTTCATCGGCTTCCAGAAGTAGAAAAGGAGCGGCTCGCAAACATCGCTAAGGTTATCGCTGAAGCTGATGATAGAACTGAGTTTCCAAAGATAGTAATAATTGGAATAAACAATGTCGGCGCTGACTTGATTGAGTTGGTTCATGACATCGCAAAGCGGATAGGCATTCATCGAATCCAACCGGGATCGAGGGAAACAATTGCCGCCCTTGTAAACGCGGGGTGTCAAGCACTAAACATCCGCTTTGTTGATGCAGCGCAAATCTTTGAAGCAAGTCGAGGAGATTATTGGCTTGCTCAGCAGCTAGCCAAGACAGCTTGTGTTGCTGCCAATGTAACAGAGACTTCTTTGGATTTTAAGCCGATTGATCTCGATATGCCGAGCGTTCGACATCGAGTCGTTCAAGCACTTCAGCACACTTATGATGATGCAGTAAGGCAGTTTTGCCGAGGCGCAAAATTTAGGCCGACGAATGATCCATATTTTAAGTTATTGCGCTTGGTCGGCGAACAAGGAATATCCAGTGTCGATTTGAATGAGCTTGCAAACGCTCATCCTGATGTGCGAGGAAGTATTAATAACGTCAAGGATGTGCGGCTTCCTGCACTGCTAGCCTCAAAGCCAATTTGCGCTGAATTTTTCTACTATAATTCAAGAACAAAAAACTTTGCTATTGAAGATCCCGCTCTCTTTTTCTATATTCAAAATTTAGATTGGGATGATCTTAGAAGGCGAGCTGGTTTTCGCAATGGGGCAAACGACTACGAACACGATATAGCCATATCTTTTGCTGGAGAAAACCGTGCACTTGCCCAGTTTATATCTGAGCAACTTGGTGTTCTAGATATTGGTGTCTTCTACGACAGACACTACGAAGACAATTATCTTGGTGGGGCATGGCACGCCGTATTCTCCGAAAAGTTTGCGGCAAAATCTCGGCTGGTTGTGGCATTGCTTGATAAGAGGCATCTAGAGAAAATATGGCCAACTTTTGAGCGAGATTGCTTCCGACATCGTGTTGTAAACTCCGAGGTAATTCCTGTTCGCTTGGATGATAGCATATTCCCAGGCATTCCTAATGACATCAACTCGATCAGGTTCAATTTTAAAGGAGATGTTGATGCCCAACGGGACGAGATTATCGATGACATAGTGCTTCGAATAGCAGCACGTTTGGAAGTATGA
- the lepA gene encoding translation elongation factor 4, giving the protein MTQLSLIRNFSIVAHIDHGKSTLADRLIQLTGTVAERDMKAQLLDSMDIERERGITIKANTVRISYPAKDGQTYVLNLIDTPGHVDFAYEVSRSMRAVEGSLLVVDASQGVEAQTLANVYQAIDAGHEIVPVLNKIDLPAAEPERVKANIEEVIGIDASDAIPISAKTGLGIPDVLEAIVTRLPAPKGDRDAPLTAMLVDSWYDAYLGVVVMIRVMDGIIRKGDRVRMMQTGAIYGIDKLAVLTPQMVDIPELGPGEIGVFTASIKQVRDTRVGDTITHEKRGAAAALPGFKPAQPVVFCGLFPVDANDFEALRDAIEKLALNDASFSYEMETSAALGFGFRCGFLGLLHLEVIRDRLEREYDLDLITTAPSVVFKLHMRDGEVRDLHNPADMPDLTHVDHIEEPRIKATIMVPDEYLGDVLKLCQDRRGIQLDLTYAGNRAMVVYDLPLAEVVFDFYDRLKSVTKGYASFDYQISEYREDFLVKMSILVNDEPVDALSIMVHRDRAEARGRVMVEKLKELIPRHMFKIPIQAAIGARVIARETLSAMRKDVTAKCYGGDATRKKKLLEKQKAGKKKMRQFGKVEIPQTAFIQALKME; this is encoded by the coding sequence ATGACCCAGCTTTCCCTGATCCGCAATTTCTCGATCGTGGCCCATATCGACCACGGCAAATCCACCCTGGCCGACCGGCTGATCCAGTTGACGGGCACCGTCGCCGAACGCGACATGAAGGCCCAGTTGCTGGACAGCATGGATATCGAGCGGGAACGCGGCATCACCATCAAGGCCAACACCGTCCGCATCAGCTATCCGGCGAAGGACGGCCAGACCTATGTGCTGAACCTGATCGACACGCCGGGCCATGTCGACTTCGCCTATGAGGTCAGCCGGTCGATGCGCGCCGTCGAGGGCTCGCTGCTGGTCGTCGATGCGTCCCAGGGGGTCGAGGCGCAGACGCTGGCCAATGTCTATCAGGCCATCGACGCGGGCCACGAGATCGTGCCGGTGCTGAACAAGATCGACCTGCCCGCCGCCGAACCCGAACGCGTCAAGGCCAACATCGAGGAGGTGATCGGCATCGACGCGTCCGACGCGATCCCGATTTCCGCCAAGACCGGCCTCGGCATCCCGGACGTGCTGGAGGCCATCGTCACCCGCCTGCCCGCGCCCAAGGGCGACCGCGACGCGCCGCTGACGGCGATGCTGGTCGACAGCTGGTATGACGCCTATCTGGGCGTCGTGGTGATGATCCGCGTCATGGACGGCATCATCCGCAAGGGCGACCGGGTGCGCATGATGCAGACCGGCGCCATCTACGGCATCGACAAGCTGGCCGTGCTGACCCCGCAGATGGTCGACATCCCCGAACTGGGACCGGGCGAGATCGGCGTCTTCACCGCCTCGATCAAGCAGGTCCGCGACACCCGCGTGGGCGATACCATCACCCATGAAAAGCGGGGCGCGGCCGCCGCCCTGCCCGGCTTCAAGCCCGCCCAGCCGGTGGTCTTCTGCGGGCTGTTCCCGGTCGACGCCAACGATTTCGAGGCCCTGCGCGACGCCATCGAGAAGCTGGCCCTGAACGATGCGTCCTTCAGCTATGAGATGGAAACCTCGGCCGCGCTCGGCTTCGGCTTCCGCTGCGGCTTCCTGGGGCTTTTGCACCTGGAGGTGATCCGCGACCGGCTGGAACGCGAATACGATCTGGACCTGATCACCACTGCGCCCTCGGTCGTCTTCAAGCTGCACATGCGCGACGGCGAGGTGCGCGACCTGCACAATCCCGCCGACATGCCCGACCTGACCCATGTCGATCATATCGAGGAGCCGCGCATCAAGGCGACGATCATGGTCCCCGATGAATATCTGGGCGACGTGCTGAAGCTGTGTCAGGACCGCCGCGGCATCCAGCTGGACCTGACCTATGCGGGCAACCGCGCCATGGTCGTCTATGACCTGCCGCTGGCCGAGGTGGTCTTCGACTTCTACGACCGGCTGAAATCGGTGACCAAGGGCTATGCCAGCTTCGATTACCAGATTTCGGAATACCGCGAGGATTTCCTGGTCAAGATGTCGATCCTGGTGAACGACGAGCCCGTGGACGCCCTGTCGATCATGGTCCACCGCGACCGCGCCGAGGCGCGCGGCCGGGTGATGGTGGAAAAGCTGAAGGAACTGATCCCCCGGCACATGTTCAAGATCCCGATCCAGGCGGCCATCGGCGCACGGGTGATCGCGCGCGAAACGCTGTCGGCGATGCGCAAGGACGTGACGGCCAAGTGCTATGGCGGGGATGCGACCCGCAAGAAGAAGCTGCTGGAGAAGCAGAAGGCCGGCAAGAAGAAGATGCGCCAGTTCGGGAAGGTGGAGATTCCGCAGACGGCGTTTATTCAGGCGTTGAAGATGGAGTGA
- a CDS encoding DMT family transporter, which yields MHNLRAALLMVLAMGAFAAEDALLKGLSGGIPTGQLLAMLGFSGMVVFGLWIALGGEGLHPRILLRPQVALRNLCEGVCAITFVTALATGDLSIASAILQAQPLLMTLGAALFLGERVGWRRWCSIAVGFCGVLLIVKPGTASFEMSSIFAVIAVMTLAVRDLITRRLPPEVGSGLLSAGAFGSMGIAGLVLLVLGGQSPVVPTPGQGALMVTTLGFGILGYITMVIATRIAEIAVIAPFRYSRLLFALILAVTLFGERPDALTLTGAALIAGAGIYSMWREARRRQAVLAAAP from the coding sequence ATGCATAACCTGCGCGCCGCCCTGCTGATGGTCCTGGCGATGGGCGCCTTCGCGGCCGAGGACGCGCTGCTGAAGGGCCTGTCGGGCGGCATCCCCACCGGGCAACTGCTGGCCATGCTGGGGTTTTCCGGCATGGTCGTGTTCGGCCTGTGGATCGCCCTTGGCGGCGAGGGGCTGCACCCGCGCATCCTGCTGCGCCCGCAGGTGGCGCTTCGCAACCTGTGCGAGGGGGTCTGCGCCATCACCTTCGTGACCGCGCTTGCCACGGGCGATCTGTCCATCGCCTCGGCCATCCTTCAGGCCCAGCCGCTGCTGATGACGCTGGGCGCGGCGCTGTTTCTGGGCGAACGGGTCGGCTGGCGCCGCTGGTGCTCCATCGCGGTGGGCTTCTGCGGGGTGCTGCTGATCGTGAAGCCGGGCACCGCGTCCTTCGAGATGAGCTCGATCTTCGCGGTGATCGCGGTGATGACGCTGGCTGTGCGCGACCTGATCACCCGGCGCCTGCCGCCCGAGGTGGGGTCGGGCCTGCTGTCCGCGGGGGCCTTCGGGTCGATGGGCATCGCCGGGCTGGTGCTGCTGGTCCTGGGCGGACAGTCGCCGGTCGTGCCCACGCCGGGGCAGGGCGCGCTGATGGTGACGACGCTGGGCTTCGGCATCCTCGGCTATATCACCATGGTCATCGCCACCCGCATCGCCGAGATCGCGGTCATCGCGCCGTTCCGCTATTCCCGGCTGCTGTTCGCGCTGATCCTGGCGGTGACGCTGTTCGGCGAACGCCCCGATGCCCTGACGCTGACGGGGGCCGCGCTGATCGCCGGGGCGGGCATCTATTCCATGTGGCGCGAAGCCCGGCGGCGGCAGGCGGTCCTGGCCGCCGCGCCCTGA
- a CDS encoding HAD family hydrolase, producing MVLHDGDGKTGDAMIEAIGLDADDTLWENETFFRVTEGEFVALLGDHAEGADIASRLLDVERANLARYGFGIKGFMLSMVQTAIELTDGRIDGCAIGRILELGQEMLAHPVDLLPGVAQALDALNGRRLILITKGDLIDQERKIAASGLADRFEAVEILADKSPETYSRILFRAGVAPDRFVMVGNSMKSDVLPVVTLGGHGVFIPHDLTWAVEQAEAPDHPRAHRLETIADLPALIDRLESRHA from the coding sequence ATGGTCCTGCATGACGGCGACGGCAAGACGGGGGATGCGATGATCGAGGCCATCGGACTGGATGCCGACGACACCCTGTGGGAAAACGAGACGTTCTTCCGCGTGACCGAAGGCGAATTCGTGGCGCTGCTGGGCGATCATGCCGAAGGCGCCGACATCGCCAGCCGCCTGCTGGACGTGGAACGCGCGAACCTGGCCCGTTACGGCTTCGGCATCAAGGGCTTCATGCTGTCGATGGTCCAGACCGCCATCGAACTGACCGACGGGCGCATCGACGGGTGCGCCATCGGCCGGATCCTGGAACTGGGGCAAGAGATGCTGGCCCATCCGGTCGATCTGCTGCCGGGCGTTGCGCAGGCGCTGGACGCGCTGAACGGGCGGCGGCTGATCCTGATCACCAAGGGCGACCTGATCGACCAGGAACGCAAGATCGCCGCATCCGGGCTGGCAGACCGCTTCGAGGCCGTCGAGATCCTCGCCGACAAGTCCCCCGAGACCTATTCTCGCATCCTGTTTCGCGCCGGTGTCGCGCCCGACCGCTTCGTGATGGTCGGCAATTCGATGAAAAGCGACGTGCTGCCGGTCGTGACCTTGGGCGGGCACGGCGTCTTCATCCCCCATGACCTGACCTGGGCCGTCGAACAGGCCGAGGCGCCCGATCATCCCCGTGCGCACCGGCTGGAGACCATCGCCGATCTGCCCGCCCTGATCGACCGGCTGGAGTCCCGCCATGCATAA
- a CDS encoding cation transporter has translation MTFTVPDMTCGHCKAAIEAAIAEAGGRATVDLAQKTVAVDGLDADRAAQAIRGAGYEVGPA, from the coding sequence ATGACCTTCACCGTTCCCGACATGACCTGCGGCCATTGCAAGGCCGCCATCGAAGCCGCCATCGCCGAGGCGGGCGGCCGCGCCACGGTCGATCTGGCGCAGAAGACCGTCGCGGTGGACGGGCTGGACGCCGACCGCGCGGCACAGGCGATTCGCGGCGCCGGATACGAGGTCGGCCCCGCCTGA